The proteins below are encoded in one region of Ostrea edulis chromosome 3, xbOstEdul1.1, whole genome shotgun sequence:
- the LOC125673289 gene encoding interferon-induced protein 44-like — translation MGGSESKEPPAPTGPPPLMGKPWRSHIEWDDLNRKQLLEGINTFKVKGGVKYLNCLLLGQAASGKTSFFNTSYTALKDEGRIISPLTVFKSSGSSVTTKFETHPLHTKRNKALQLRIFDCRGLHDIQGVTAEDINLIVDGHVKHGYQINPVSSISHKDVHYRKTPKLKDMMHCVVYVVNAENPAAALAGEAAEEIFRDIRAKLGERRVRQLVLMNKVDRLRASLADDISDLFRSVEVKKKLYAVAKFMNLPEMHVLPMSNYHTEPVPTRDKDVLALTNLKTIMDCANDFVHDACDKNTPSKFYK, via the exons ATGGGAGGATCTGAATCAAAAG AACCACCAGCACCTACAG GACCTCCTCCTCTAATGGGCAAGCCTTGGAGGTCACACATTGAATGGGATGATCTGAACAGAAAACAGCTTTTGGAGGGCATAAATACCTTTAAAGTGAAAGGTGGAGTAAAGTATCTGAACTGTTTGTTGCTAGGACAAGCAGCATCTGGTAAAACATCTTTTTTTAATACGAGTTATACAGCATTGAAAGATGAAGGAAGAATCATATCTCCTTTAACTGTCTTCAAATCCAGTGGGTCAAGTGTTACTACAAAG TTTGAAACACATCCTCTCCATACCAAACGGAACAAGGCTTTACAATTGCGCATCTTTGATTGTCGCGGACTTCATGATATACAGGGCGTCACAGCAGAAGATATTAACCTCATTGTTGATGGTCATGTCAAACACGGATATCAG ATCAATCCAGTGAGTTCAATAAGCCACAAAGATGTTCACTACCGAAAGACACCAAAACTAAAGGATATGATGCACTGTGTGGTGTACGTAGTAAACGCAGAAAATCCAGCAGCAGCGCTAGCAGGTGAAGCTGCCGAGGAGATATTTAGAGATATTAGAGCCAAACTTGGAGAACGAC GTGTTCGTCAACTTGTTCTAATGAACAAAGTGGATAGGCTTCGAGCTTCTTTAGCAGATGATATATCAGACTTGTTTCGAAGCGTGGAGGTTAAGAAGAAATTATATGCTGTCGCCAAGTTCATGAATCTACCAGAAATGCACGTGTTACCCATGTCCAACTACCATACTGAGCCCGTACCGACCCGAGACAAAGACGTACTTGCACTGACAAATCTAAAAACTATTATGGACTGTGCGAATGATTTTGTTCACGATGCTTGCGATAAAAACACGccatcaaaattttataaatga